The following proteins are co-located in the Solanum pennellii chromosome 1, SPENNV200 genome:
- the LOC107025043 gene encoding bax inhibitor 1-like produces the protein MNFLVNAVKLYFNRNWTREDMMSSAPITQHAHTSLQKVYLALLCAMSAAACGSYLHFIGEVGGLFTVLSSEASLLWLYHTPPWRVRKRVVLLMYTAFCVGASVGPFTKYFFEIDQSAVVRFLQGAASVFGCFWVAAKEERERSQIYTSGLFYSLMYLLFGISQWTLKACVLLSLFMVYLVVYSQEILYDARFGGIDFVNCTFTIFLHLPAIVVHAIRICLVVNIEQRRQY, from the exons atgaatttctTAGTGAATGCTGTGAAATTGTACTTCAATAGAAATTGGACAAGAGAAGACATGATGAGTTCTGCACCAATTACCCAGCACGCTCACACAAGCTTGCAAAAG GTGTATCTTGCTCTCCTCTGTGCCATGTCGGCTGCTGCTTGTGGATCCTACTTGCACTTCATCGGGGAAGTAGGGGGGCTGTTCACAGTCCTTTCTTCTGAAGCAAGTTTACTCTGGCTTTACCATACACCACCATGGAGAGTG CGAAAGAGGGTTGTGCTCTTGATGTATACTGCATTTTGTGTTGGTGCTTCTGTTGGCCCTTTTACCAAGTACTTCTTCGAAATCGATCAAAG CGCTGTCGTTAGATTTTTGCAAGGTGCAGCATCTGTCTTTGGATGTTTCTGGGTTGCAGCCAAAGAAGAAAGGGAAAGGAGCCAAATCTACACCAGTGGCCTGTTTTACTCTCTAATGTATCTGTTATTTGGCATTTCTCAGTGGACGTTAAAG GCATGCGTTTTGCTTTCATTGTTCATGGTGTACCTTGTGGTATATAGCCAAGAGATATTGTACGATGCTCGATTTGGAGGAATTGACTTTGTCAATTGCACATTTACCATCTTCCTACATTTACCGGCTATAGTGGTCCATGCTATAAGAATCTGCCTGGTTGTAAACATTGAGCAACGCAGACAATATTAA